From a single Calothrix sp. NIES-2098 genomic region:
- the pilT gene encoding twitching motility protein PilT, with protein sequence MTDLQRPPSSNSAATRPAPPPPPAPPVPPPAPPPPTLSTQRQATQTLDMSNYPGVPPAPPSPPPPSTSATTPVAAHRPGAPPPIPSVAAKQSSSPGLKLEHLIQEAYDKGFSDVHLGVGEVPRFRNRGEIETTNYPETDKETFIGWMREVLTEGEIQRFEEHLEFDGATQYDFARVRINIFDSLKGYAMVLRLIPLKILTIDQLRLPPVFRDICHVHKGLILVTGPTGSGKSTTMAAMIDYINKEMPKHIITIEDPIEFVHRSQKSLIKQREVGMHTRKFDNALKAALREDPDLILVGEMRDKETVNTALKAAQTGHLVMGTLHTNSAVKTIERILNLYSGEEQDAMRVAISESLVAVIAQGLCRTTDGKRAAFHDILINTEAIKEWIKDGKYDEITELMKQASFDGMVTMNQSLYNLYQDGRITEETALEMSPTPNEMAQFLRGRV encoded by the coding sequence ATGACAGACTTACAGCGTCCACCAAGTTCCAACTCAGCTGCTACACGTCCTGCACCACCGCCACCGCCAGCACCACCAGTACCACCGCCAGCGCCACCACCACCAACGTTAAGTACACAACGTCAAGCTACACAAACGTTGGATATGTCAAACTACCCCGGAGTTCCCCCAGCACCACCTTCACCACCGCCGCCATCTACTTCTGCTACTACACCTGTTGCGGCTCATCGTCCTGGTGCTCCACCGCCAATTCCTAGCGTTGCAGCAAAGCAAAGCAGTAGTCCGGGACTAAAATTAGAACACCTGATTCAAGAAGCTTACGATAAAGGTTTTTCTGACGTTCACCTGGGTGTAGGTGAAGTACCCCGCTTTCGTAACCGCGGCGAAATTGAAACAACAAATTATCCAGAAACTGATAAAGAAACTTTTATCGGTTGGATGCGGGAGGTTTTAACAGAGGGAGAAATTCAACGCTTTGAAGAACATTTAGAATTTGATGGTGCAACCCAGTACGATTTTGCTCGCGTACGGATTAATATCTTCGACTCTTTGAAGGGCTATGCAATGGTACTGCGGTTAATTCCGCTAAAAATCTTAACAATAGATCAATTGCGATTACCCCCAGTGTTTCGAGATATCTGTCACGTTCATAAAGGTTTAATTTTGGTTACTGGGCCTACTGGTTCGGGTAAATCCACAACGATGGCGGCAATGATTGACTATATCAATAAAGAAATGCCGAAGCACATCATTACCATCGAAGACCCAATTGAATTTGTCCATAGAAGTCAAAAATCGTTGATTAAACAACGGGAAGTGGGAATGCACACCCGCAAATTTGATAACGCTTTAAAAGCAGCTTTGCGGGAAGACCCAGATTTGATTCTAGTGGGTGAAATGCGGGATAAAGAAACAGTTAACACAGCCTTAAAAGCTGCTCAGACTGGTCACTTAGTAATGGGAACCCTACACACAAATAGTGCGGTGAAAACCATTGAACGGATACTCAATCTCTACTCTGGCGAAGAACAAGATGCCATGCGGGTGGCAATTTCTGAGTCTCTAGTGGCGGTGATTGCCCAAGGTTTGTGTCGCACAACTGATGGCAAGCGAGCTGCATTCCACGATATCCTAATTAACACCGAGGCAATTAAGGAATGGATCAAAGACGGTAAATATGACGAAATTACCGAACTGATGAAACAAGCCAGCTTTGATGGCATGGTTACAATGAATCAGTCATTGTATAACCTCTACCAAGACGGGCGCATCACTGAAGAAACAGCCTTGGAAATGTCACCAACTCCTAACGAAATGGCGCAGTTTCTCCGAGGAAGAGTTTAA
- a CDS encoding adenosine/AMP deaminase, whose amino-acid sequence MALYAELHRHLGGSVVPRVLWRYFERHASQLISRFADYPEFEDFYTRPRNTLDEYLELHTLVESVQTVETLPYFIYRLLRGAYIFENLAYLELRYTPYLRTPEHLSQSERIDKMAEIIEVVGKASQLEEYPIVTSQILCMHSRLPYEVNKAIIDLAVQNKQYVCAVDIAGGDSYYAERLEEWMNLYDYACSLGIKTTGHLYETTAGCYTQLLPYLKRIGHGIQIPLLYPELLPDIAKRKQCLEVCPTTYLKTGTLQDIRQLKLVFDRCFETGVDIAICTDNAGLHNVRLPFEYENLLTYDIINFKQLQACQDAAFRHAFAWPHGERPASLLNGLLKPEPPKVLAMRD is encoded by the coding sequence ATGGCTTTATACGCTGAATTGCATCGGCATTTGGGCGGTTCGGTTGTACCTCGTGTGTTATGGCGTTATTTCGAGAGACATGCATCACAATTGATTTCCCGATTTGCGGACTATCCTGAATTTGAAGACTTTTATACAAGACCGCGCAACACCCTAGATGAGTATCTAGAATTGCATACCTTAGTAGAAAGCGTGCAGACTGTAGAAACTTTGCCTTACTTTATCTATCGCTTGCTACGGGGTGCTTATATATTTGAGAATTTGGCTTATTTGGAACTGCGTTACACTCCCTATCTGCGAACACCTGAACATTTAAGTCAATCCGAAAGAATTGACAAGATGGCAGAAATTATAGAAGTTGTGGGAAAAGCCAGTCAGTTGGAAGAATATCCAATTGTGACTAGCCAAATTCTCTGTATGCACTCGCGTTTACCTTATGAGGTGAATAAAGCAATTATTGATTTGGCGGTGCAAAACAAACAGTATGTCTGTGCAGTAGACATCGCTGGGGGTGATAGTTACTACGCTGAACGTTTGGAAGAATGGATGAACCTGTATGATTATGCCTGCTCTTTAGGTATTAAGACTACCGGACATCTTTACGAAACTACCGCAGGTTGTTACACCCAACTTTTACCTTATTTGAAGCGAATTGGTCACGGAATTCAAATTCCGCTATTGTATCCTGAGCTACTCCCAGATATAGCTAAAAGAAAGCAATGTTTAGAGGTTTGCCCGACAACTTATCTAAAAACAGGTACTTTACAAGATATACGTCAACTCAAGTTAGTTTTTGACCGCTGTTTTGAAACTGGCGTAGACATTGCTATTTGTACGGATAATGCTGGTTTGCACAATGTACGTCTGCCATTTGAGTATGAAAATCTTTTGACATACGACATTATTAACTTTAAACAGTTGCAAGCTTGTCAGGATGCAGCTTTCCGTCATGCATTTGCTTGGCCTCACGGCGAACGTCCTGCATCTCTATTGAATGGATTGCTAAAACCTGAACCCCCGAAAGTTTTAGCAATGAGGGATTAA
- a CDS encoding UDP-N-acetyl glucosamine-2-epimerase, with translation MTNQKRVYIILGTRPEAIKLAPVIQVFQRSPDFESQVILTGQHREMVEQVMQLFNLKADNDLEIMQPQQSLSDITCRSLRGLEALFHQSKPDLVIVQGDTTTAFAAALAAFYQKIPVGHVEAGLRTDDLFNPYPEEANRRLISQLTQLHFAPTPLAVENLKHSGVLGEIHLTGNTVIDALLNVAATQPACNVPGLDWSSYRTLLATVHRRENWGEPLQGIAEGFLQILDKFPDTALLLPLHRNPTVREPLQALLGEHPRIFLTEPLDYAELVGAIARSHFLLTDSGGLQEEAPSLGKPVLVLRETTERPEAVAAGTAKLVGTQSENIVAAAAELLSNPIAYETMANAINPFGDGKAAERILKIVKDYLTIA, from the coding sequence ATGACTAATCAAAAACGAGTTTATATAATTTTAGGTACTCGTCCCGAGGCGATTAAACTAGCTCCGGTAATTCAAGTCTTTCAAAGGTCTCCAGATTTTGAGTCACAAGTAATTCTGACTGGACAGCATCGTGAAATGGTTGAACAAGTAATGCAGCTGTTCAATCTGAAAGCAGATAATGACTTGGAGATTATGCAGCCTCAGCAATCTTTAAGTGACATTACCTGTCGCAGTCTGCGAGGTTTAGAAGCTTTATTTCATCAAAGCAAGCCAGATTTAGTCATAGTTCAGGGAGATACGACTACAGCTTTTGCTGCTGCTTTGGCGGCATTTTATCAAAAAATTCCTGTAGGTCATGTGGAAGCTGGATTAAGAACTGATGATTTATTTAATCCTTATCCTGAAGAAGCTAACCGACGGCTGATTTCGCAACTTACCCAACTGCATTTTGCACCAACTCCGCTGGCGGTAGAAAACTTAAAGCATTCTGGTGTTTTGGGTGAAATTCATTTGACGGGTAACACTGTGATTGACGCACTGTTAAATGTGGCTGCAACTCAACCAGCTTGTAATGTACCAGGCTTAGACTGGTCATCATATCGCACGTTGCTAGCAACAGTTCATCGCCGAGAGAATTGGGGAGAACCATTACAAGGAATTGCTGAAGGGTTTTTACAAATATTAGATAAGTTTCCAGATACAGCCTTGCTGTTACCGCTACACCGCAATCCTACGGTAAGAGAACCATTACAAGCACTTTTGGGAGAACATCCCCGCATTTTTTTGACAGAACCTTTAGACTATGCTGAATTGGTAGGTGCGATCGCGCGATCGCATTTTTTACTAACTGACTCTGGTGGATTGCAAGAAGAAGCACCCAGCCTTGGTAAGCCTGTACTAGTTCTTCGAGAAACTACAGAAAGACCAGAAGCTGTGGCTGCGGGTACAGCTAAACTGGTAGGAACACAAAGTGAAAATATTGTTGCGGCTGCGGCTGAGTTGCTAAGTAACCCAATAGCTTATGAAACTATGGCCAACGCAATTAATCCTTTTGGAGATGGTAAAGCTGCCGAGCGCATCTTGAAAATTGTGAAAGATTACTTAACAATTGCCTAA
- a CDS encoding KaiB domain-containing protein, which yields MLNSLLPRTDLNTGKLSQTQLFKGIALFTPGGDLIYSIDPSKQGRWHLHLCAALQEILDLPEPPHFLVPCYTATVDHWLDPRTQQVRTFAEAYPAVLRHQALLNAIFGTGNLVWQAAPWQDGLCDRMVLATYRSSFPQLWEDHDLIVQLDVAEPTFPDDRVPKKPQNLPLKTQAYVLRLFVAGHSAATERILHNLHELLERSLAQPYTLKVVDVLTNPEQAEIDQVTATPTLVKVWPQPIRRLVGDLDRVEKILQMLGTQEKF from the coding sequence ATGTTAAATTCATTACTTCCCCGAACTGACTTGAATACAGGCAAACTATCTCAAACCCAGCTATTTAAAGGTATTGCCCTATTTACACCGGGAGGAGATTTGATTTATAGCATCGACCCCAGTAAACAAGGTCGATGGCATTTGCATTTGTGTGCAGCTTTACAAGAAATATTAGACTTACCAGAACCGCCACATTTTTTAGTTCCTTGTTACACTGCGACTGTCGATCATTGGTTAGATCCGCGTACGCAACAAGTACGAACTTTTGCTGAAGCTTATCCAGCGGTTTTGAGACATCAGGCTTTACTAAATGCTATTTTTGGCACAGGAAATTTAGTATGGCAAGCAGCACCTTGGCAGGATGGATTGTGCGATCGCATGGTCTTAGCAACTTATCGCTCTTCATTTCCCCAACTTTGGGAAGACCATGACTTAATTGTGCAATTAGATGTTGCTGAACCCACTTTTCCAGACGATCGCGTTCCTAAAAAGCCGCAGAATTTACCATTAAAAACCCAAGCCTATGTGCTGCGCTTGTTTGTGGCGGGACATAGTGCAGCTACCGAACGTATATTGCATAATTTACACGAATTATTAGAGCGATCGCTCGCCCAACCTTACACTCTCAAAGTTGTTGATGTTTTGACTAATCCCGAACAAGCAGAAATCGATCAGGTTACGGCTACGCCTACCCTAGTCAAAGTTTGGCCGCAACCAATTCGCCGCTTAGTTGGAGATTTGGATCGTGTAGAAAAAATTTTACAAATGTTAGGTACTCAAGAAAAATTTTAA
- a CDS encoding multi-sensor signal transduction histidine kinase: MMKWSVIQKLRVVFILVLAVLFTNAVVSYSTTTKLIHKQQWVTQSQEIITQLETLYAKLQNAEIAQRSYLLTANAENLTAYLEARKQTDNNIQILKKLTQASQNQQLISVLEEKITYKLKILELEISISQQQGLNAVQKLVISDNYQMLSNDIQKLIYDKLEAEQKILQQQSQQSQANAYNSITTFLLAAFIDLLLVALLYDLLWRYVNRLQQTELNLRQSENRLRAIIDAEPECIKLIARDGTLLEINASGLAMIELESAEGLIGKPIDAAIAPEYKEAFLALHERVCQGEKGTLEFEIVGFRGTRRWMETHAVPLRNESDGTFLHLAVTRDITKRQQAEQKIREQAALLDVATDAILVRNIHNQILFWNKGAERIYGWKLEETVGKNVVELLYKKTSPQLQDAFFQVIHTGEWRGELQHLTKDGREIIVESRWTLMRDEKNQPKSILSVSTEITQQKQLEAQLLRSQRLESIGTLAGGIAHDLNNVLAPVLMSVELLQMKLHDQQSQRILQTLENNVKRGASLLKQVLSFARGIEGKRTIVQVRQLIQEIEQIVNQTFPKSITCDVDVSENLWYVFGNPTQLHQVLMNLVVNARDAMPEGGILKIVGENLVIDEKYVQLNMNAQAGSYVAISVIDTGMGISPEIQERIFEPFFTTKDLGKGTGLGLSTALGIIKNHNGFVNIDSEIGKGTQFTVYLPAIVNRTQIANAPELEATTGNRELILVVDDEAGIREITKSSLETYNYRVLTASNGIEAVALYAQYQQQISAVLLDLMMPEMDGAIAIHQLKKINPYVKIIVMSGLLSTQTKREAANMGVRAFLSKPCTTKELLQTISAVKLMSAEL, encoded by the coding sequence ATGATGAAATGGTCTGTCATCCAAAAGCTGAGAGTAGTATTTATTCTGGTCTTGGCAGTTTTATTCACTAATGCTGTAGTTTCCTACAGTACAACTACAAAGCTGATTCACAAACAGCAATGGGTGACACAGTCCCAGGAAATTATTACTCAATTAGAAACTCTATATGCAAAACTGCAAAATGCTGAAATTGCACAACGTAGCTATCTCCTAACTGCAAATGCAGAAAATTTAACAGCTTATCTTGAAGCGCGAAAACAGACTGATAACAATATCCAGATTCTGAAAAAGTTAACTCAGGCTTCTCAAAATCAGCAACTAATTTCTGTACTTGAGGAGAAAATTACTTACAAACTCAAAATATTGGAACTGGAAATTTCTATTTCTCAGCAGCAAGGATTGAATGCTGTTCAGAAATTAGTTATTTCTGATAACTATCAAATGTTGAGCAATGATATTCAAAAGTTAATTTACGACAAACTAGAAGCAGAACAAAAAATATTACAACAGCAGAGTCAGCAGTCGCAAGCAAATGCTTACAATTCGATTACCACATTTTTATTGGCTGCTTTCATAGATTTATTATTAGTTGCATTGTTATATGATTTGTTGTGGCGTTATGTAAACCGACTTCAGCAGACAGAATTGAATTTACGCCAAAGTGAGAATCGTCTGCGAGCGATTATAGATGCAGAACCAGAATGTATTAAGTTAATTGCAAGGGATGGTACTCTCTTAGAAATTAATGCTTCTGGACTGGCAATGATTGAGTTAGAAAGTGCTGAAGGCTTGATTGGTAAGCCAATTGATGCTGCGATCGCACCAGAATATAAAGAAGCTTTTTTGGCTTTGCACGAACGTGTTTGTCAAGGAGAAAAGGGTACTTTAGAGTTTGAAATCGTTGGATTTAGAGGTACTCGTCGCTGGATGGAAACTCATGCTGTACCGCTGCGTAACGAATCCGATGGTACATTTCTGCATTTAGCAGTGACGCGAGATATTACTAAACGCCAACAAGCAGAACAGAAAATCCGCGAACAAGCCGCACTTTTAGATGTCGCAACCGATGCGATTTTAGTCAGAAATATTCACAATCAAATATTATTTTGGAATAAAGGTGCTGAACGTATCTACGGCTGGAAGCTTGAGGAAACTGTGGGTAAAAATGTTGTAGAGCTTTTGTATAAAAAAACTTCACCACAGCTACAAGATGCATTTTTTCAAGTCATCCACACAGGTGAATGGCGAGGCGAATTGCAGCACCTAACAAAAGATGGTAGAGAAATTATCGTTGAAAGCCGCTGGACACTGATGCGGGATGAAAAAAATCAACCAAAATCAATTCTCAGTGTTAGTACAGAAATTACTCAGCAAAAACAATTAGAAGCACAACTTTTGCGATCGCAACGCTTAGAGAGTATTGGAACTCTTGCTGGCGGAATCGCTCACGACCTTAACAATGTACTAGCTCCAGTGTTAATGTCAGTTGAGTTATTGCAGATGAAATTGCACGACCAACAAAGTCAACGCATACTACAAACCCTAGAAAATAACGTCAAACGCGGCGCTAGTTTACTCAAGCAAGTTTTGTCTTTTGCACGGGGTATTGAAGGCAAACGGACAATCGTACAAGTTAGGCAATTAATACAAGAAATTGAGCAGATCGTCAACCAAACTTTTCCCAAATCCATTACCTGTGATGTAGATGTATCCGAAAATCTCTGGTATGTGTTTGGAAATCCCACCCAACTGCATCAAGTACTCATGAACCTGGTAGTTAATGCTCGCGATGCCATGCCAGAGGGCGGCATTTTAAAAATTGTAGGGGAGAATTTGGTTATTGATGAGAAGTATGTGCAGTTAAATATGAATGCTCAAGCAGGTTCCTATGTGGCGATTTCTGTCATCGATACAGGTATGGGGATATCGCCAGAAATTCAAGAACGTATTTTTGAGCCATTTTTTACCACCAAAGACCTAGGCAAAGGTACAGGTTTAGGATTGTCTACAGCTTTAGGTATTATTAAAAACCACAATGGTTTTGTAAATATTGATAGTGAAATTGGCAAAGGTACTCAATTTACAGTTTACTTACCCGCAATAGTCAATCGTACTCAAATAGCTAATGCTCCTGAACTTGAAGCCACAACAGGAAATAGAGAATTAATTTTGGTAGTCGATGATGAAGCAGGAATTCGAGAAATTACCAAATCATCTTTGGAAACATATAATTATCGGGTTTTAACAGCTAGTAATGGTATAGAAGCAGTAGCATTGTATGCTCAGTACCAACAACAAATTAGTGCAGTGTTGCTCGATCTGATGATGCCAGAGATGGATGGTGCGATCGCTATTCACCAGCTAAAAAAAATTAATCCCTATGTCAAAATTATTGTCATGAGTGGGCTGTTATCAACTCAAACCAAGAGAGAAGCCGCTAACATGGGTGTAAGAGCATTTTTATCCAAACCCTGCACTACTAAAGAGTTATTGCAAACAATTAGCGCAGTCAAACTTATGAGTGCTGAGTTGTAA
- a CDS encoding excinuclease ABC subunit A, whose protein sequence is MSDQKLAVSLNGHLPHSSHNSQNTIRIRGARQHNLKNIDLELPRDRLIVFTGVSGSGKSSLAFDTIFAEGQRRYVESLSAYARQFLGQLDKPDVEAIEGLSPAISIDQKSTSHNPRSTVGTVTEIYDYLRLLFGRAGEPHCPICDRCISPQTIDEMVDRIMELSDRTRFQILAPVVRGKKGTHRKLLSSLASQGFVRVRVDGEVRELSDSIELDKNFTHTIEVVIDRLIKKDGIQERLVDSLSTCLKLSDGIATIVISRDQEPTEEELVFSENFACPEHGAVMEELSPRLFSFNSPYGACPNCHGLGSLKRFSPDLIVPDSEAPVYAAIAPWSEKDNSYYLELLYSLGQAYGFELQIQWSKLTPEQQEIILHGEKATTAAERKQSFKGVIPILQRQYEGGSELIKQKLEDYLIDQPCEVCNGKRLKPEALAVRLGQYKILDLTGVSIRDSRQKIDELKLSDRQFQIADLVLREIKARLQFLLDVGLDYLTLDRPAMTLSGGEAQRIRLATQIGSGLTGVLYVLDEPSIGLHQRDNGRLLKTLTKLRDLGNTLIVVEHDEETIRAANHIVDIGPGAGIHGGNIVAQGDLQALLTAEDSLTGAYLSGRRVITTPGERREGNGRSLVIHNAHRNNLKNIDVEIPLGKLVAVTGVSGSGKSTLINELLYPALQHHLTKRVPLPKELQEIKGLNAIDKAIVIDQSPIGRTPRSNPATYTGVFDVIRDVFSQTVEAKARGYKPGQFSFNVKGGRCEACSGQGVNVIEMNFLPDVYVQCEICKGARYNRETLQVKYKDKNISDVLNMTVEESLDFFQNIPKAVNRLQTLVDVGLGYIQLGQPATTLSGGEAQRVKLATELSRRATGKTLYLIDEPTTGLSFYDVHKLLDVVQRLVDKGNSILVIEHNLDVIRCADWVIDLGPDGGDKGGDVIAAGTPEKVAENPRSYTGEYLRQVLQQYPPQEITMKNR, encoded by the coding sequence ATGTCAGATCAAAAGCTAGCCGTATCCTTAAATGGGCATCTTCCGCACTCCAGCCACAACAGCCAGAATACGATTCGTATTCGGGGTGCTAGGCAGCATAATCTGAAAAATATTGATTTGGAATTACCACGCGATCGCCTAATTGTCTTCACTGGCGTTTCGGGTTCGGGTAAATCGTCTTTGGCGTTTGATACTATCTTCGCTGAAGGACAACGCCGCTATGTAGAATCTCTCAGCGCCTATGCACGGCAATTTCTCGGCCAGCTGGATAAGCCAGATGTAGAAGCGATTGAAGGCTTAAGTCCAGCAATTTCCATCGATCAAAAGTCTACTTCTCATAACCCTCGTTCTACTGTCGGCACAGTAACAGAAATTTACGACTATTTACGGCTGTTATTTGGTAGGGCGGGCGAACCCCATTGTCCGATATGCGATCGCTGTATTTCACCGCAAACCATTGATGAAATGGTAGATCGGATTATGGAATTAAGCGATCGCACTCGCTTCCAAATCCTCGCCCCCGTAGTTCGGGGTAAAAAAGGCACACACCGCAAACTATTATCTAGTCTCGCTTCCCAAGGTTTTGTCCGGGTGCGCGTTGATGGCGAAGTTAGAGAACTGTCCGATTCGATAGAGTTAGATAAGAATTTTACTCACACCATTGAAGTAGTAATTGACCGCTTAATCAAAAAAGATGGCATTCAAGAACGTTTAGTTGATTCCCTATCTACTTGTCTCAAACTATCAGATGGAATTGCCACTATTGTCATTAGTCGTGACCAAGAACCAACAGAAGAAGAATTAGTATTTTCAGAAAACTTTGCTTGCCCAGAACATGGGGCAGTAATGGAAGAATTGTCGCCGCGATTATTCTCTTTTAATTCTCCCTATGGTGCTTGTCCTAACTGTCATGGTCTAGGAAGTTTAAAGCGATTTTCACCAGATTTAATAGTACCTGATAGTGAAGCACCAGTTTATGCAGCAATTGCACCTTGGTCAGAAAAAGATAATTCTTACTATTTAGAATTACTCTATAGTTTAGGGCAAGCTTACGGGTTTGAGTTACAAATACAGTGGAGTAAACTGACACCAGAACAGCAAGAAATTATATTGCATGGAGAAAAAGCTACTACAGCAGCCGAGAGAAAGCAGAGTTTTAAAGGTGTAATTCCCATACTGCAAAGGCAATATGAGGGCGGTTCGGAGCTAATTAAACAGAAATTAGAAGATTATTTAATCGATCAGCCTTGTGAAGTTTGTAATGGAAAAAGGTTAAAGCCAGAAGCTTTGGCTGTGAGATTGGGACAGTACAAAATCTTAGATTTAACTGGTGTTTCAATTCGAGATTCTCGCCAGAAAATTGATGAGTTAAAATTGAGCGATCGCCAATTTCAAATAGCTGATTTAGTCCTAAGAGAAATTAAAGCCAGATTGCAATTTTTGTTAGATGTAGGATTAGATTACCTTACCTTAGATCGTCCGGCAATGACTCTTTCTGGTGGCGAAGCCCAACGAATTCGCCTCGCCACACAAATTGGTTCTGGCTTAACAGGTGTTCTCTACGTTTTAGACGAACCAAGTATTGGTTTACATCAGCGAGATAATGGCAGATTACTCAAAACTTTAACTAAATTACGCGACTTAGGTAATACCTTAATTGTGGTTGAGCATGATGAAGAAACAATTCGTGCAGCAAACCATATTGTTGATATTGGCCCTGGTGCGGGAATTCATGGCGGAAATATTGTCGCCCAAGGTGATTTGCAAGCTTTGTTAACAGCAGAAGACTCTTTAACAGGCGCTTATTTATCAGGAAGAAGAGTAATTACCACACCAGGAGAACGCCGGGAAGGAAATGGAAGAAGTTTAGTAATTCACAATGCTCATCGCAATAATCTCAAAAATATTGATGTAGAAATTCCTTTAGGTAAACTTGTTGCCGTCACTGGTGTTTCTGGTTCTGGAAAATCTACCTTAATTAATGAATTACTCTACCCAGCATTGCAACACCATCTAACTAAGCGAGTTCCTTTACCAAAAGAGTTGCAGGAAATTAAAGGTTTAAATGCGATTGATAAAGCAATAGTTATCGATCAATCTCCTATTGGAAGAACACCACGTTCTAACCCTGCAACTTACACAGGCGTTTTTGATGTCATTCGCGATGTATTTTCCCAAACAGTAGAAGCCAAAGCCAGAGGTTATAAACCCGGACAATTTTCTTTTAACGTTAAAGGTGGACGTTGCGAAGCCTGTAGCGGACAAGGTGTAAATGTAATTGAAATGAACTTTTTACCCGACGTTTATGTGCAATGTGAAATCTGTAAAGGTGCGAGATACAACCGCGAAACTTTGCAAGTGAAATACAAAGACAAAAACATTTCTGACGTTCTCAACATGACAGTTGAAGAAAGTTTAGATTTCTTTCAAAATATTCCCAAAGCTGTTAATCGCCTACAAACTTTAGTTGATGTTGGATTAGGTTATATCCAACTCGGTCAACCAGCAACCACCTTATCTGGTGGTGAAGCACAGCGCGTAAAATTAGCAACAGAACTATCTCGCCGCGCTACAGGTAAGACACTTTATTTAATAGATGAACCAACAACAGGGTTATCTTTTTATGATGTCCATAAATTGCTGGATGTAGTGCAACGTTTAGTGGATAAAGGGAATTCAATTTTAGTAATTGAACACAATTTAGATGTAATTCGCTGTGCAGATTGGGTAATAGATTTAGGCCCAGACGGTGGCGATAAAGGGGGAGACGTAATTGCTGCGGGAACACCAGAGAAAGTGGCAGAAAATCCCAGGTCTTACACTGGTGAATATTTGCGTCAGGTGTTGCAGCAGTATCCACCACAAGAAATTACTATGAAAAATAGATAG